A single region of the Deferribacter autotrophicus genome encodes:
- the smpB gene encoding SsrA-binding protein SmpB — MKVLATNKKAFHDYEIIEKYEAGIVLKGTEVKSAKNGRINLRDSFIRIKDGEAFLLNCHISPYEQGNIMNHDPTRTRKLLLHKREIERLAGKVQEKGLTLVPLKVYLKNNLVKIEIALAKGKKLYDKRETIKKKDLEREISRTLKNKYKIK, encoded by the coding sequence ATGAAAGTTTTGGCTACAAATAAAAAAGCATTTCATGATTATGAAATTATTGAAAAATATGAAGCAGGGATAGTTTTAAAGGGGACAGAAGTAAAGTCTGCTAAGAATGGGCGAATTAATTTACGTGATTCATTTATCAGGATAAAGGATGGTGAAGCTTTTTTATTGAATTGTCATATATCCCCGTATGAGCAAGGGAATATTATGAATCATGACCCTACAAGAACAAGGAAACTGCTTTTACATAAAAGAGAAATTGAGCGTTTAGCTGGTAAAGTGCAGGAAAAGGGATTAACACTTGTTCCCCTTAAAGTGTATTTGAAAAATAACTTAGTGAAAATAGAAATAGCACTTGCTAAAGGTAAAAAGTTGTATGATAAGCGTGAAACAATCAAGAAAAAAGATTTAGAAAGAGAAATTTCACGCACTTTGAAAAATAAATACAAAATAAAATAA
- a CDS encoding Gx transporter family protein, with protein MLSQNKKLALLSIFSAITVILGYLENFIPLPLPGVKLGLSNIGVMLSIYTLGFSYSLAIVTLKSLIVPIFTGNFIVKIALGLPASLISFLIMYVYFFLTKNYSTPLSTGALGAYFHILIQFFVAKQLFIKNLAIFKIFPYFSLLSVLTGILTGIITYKILKILNNY; from the coding sequence ATGCTATCTCAAAATAAAAAGTTAGCTCTTTTATCCATTTTCTCAGCCATAACAGTAATTCTTGGCTACCTTGAAAACTTTATACCATTGCCTTTACCGGGAGTAAAACTTGGCTTGAGTAATATCGGAGTAATGCTATCCATTTATACACTCGGTTTCAGTTATTCCCTTGCCATTGTCACATTAAAGTCATTAATTGTCCCCATCTTCACAGGAAACTTTATAGTTAAAATTGCGCTTGGTTTACCAGCCTCTTTAATCTCATTTTTAATCATGTATGTTTACTTTTTTTTAACAAAAAATTATTCAACACCTTTATCTACAGGAGCTTTAGGGGCTTATTTTCATATACTAATACAATTTTTTGTAGCTAAACAGCTTTTTATAAAAAATCTTGCAATTTTTAAAATTTTCCCTTATTTCTCTTTGTTATCCGTGCTAACAGGTATATTAACAGGAATAATAACATATAAGATTTTAAAGATTTTAAATAATTATTGA
- a CDS encoding PepSY domain-containing protein, producing the protein MKKLLILATIVVFGATLAFAQGPGFGRGFGYGYGMGPGMMGRGMMGPGYNQGYAPGAGYGPGYCMGYGYGAGFQGPVKQITEEDAKKAVEKVLKENFKGYTIKEVEKFRVPMGTMYEVDVVDSAGNKFEFHVNPWGFVRGPFPDYNN; encoded by the coding sequence ATGAAAAAACTGTTAATTTTAGCAACAATAGTAGTTTTTGGAGCAACTTTAGCTTTTGCTCAAGGACCAGGATTCGGTAGAGGTTTTGGTTATGGATACGGAATGGGACCTGGAATGATGGGTCGTGGTATGATGGGACCAGGTTACAATCAAGGTTATGCCCCAGGTGCTGGCTATGGTCCAGGCTATTGCATGGGCTACGGTTACGGCGCAGGTTTTCAAGGCCCTGTAAAACAGATCACAGAAGAAGATGCAAAAAAAGCAGTGGAAAAAGTTTTGAAAGAAAATTTTAAAGGCTACACAATAAAAGAAGTTGAGAAATTCAGAGTGCCAATGGGAACAATGTATGAAGTTGATGTTGTAGATTCTGCAGGTAACAAATTTGAATTTCATGTAAACCCTTGGGGTTTTGTCAGAGGGCCTTTTCCTGACTACAATAATTAA
- a CDS encoding DUF2318 domain-containing protein, producing MLKIRNLVLSLLVLFILISCGGGKYKNVTAENGIVKIPVNEVNDGKIHYYVYKTPNKEIKFFILADNHGTIRAAFDACDVCYPEKKGYRQEGDFVICNNCGQRFHESKINEVKGGCNPAPLKRNYDKNFIYIKVNDILQGSFYF from the coding sequence ATGCTAAAAATTAGAAATCTTGTTTTAAGCCTTTTAGTACTGTTTATATTAATTTCATGTGGTGGCGGTAAATACAAAAATGTCACCGCTGAAAATGGTATTGTAAAAATCCCTGTTAATGAAGTTAATGATGGGAAAATTCATTATTATGTTTACAAAACGCCTAATAAAGAAATAAAATTTTTTATTCTTGCAGACAACCATGGTACAATCAGGGCAGCTTTTGACGCATGCGATGTTTGTTATCCAGAAAAAAAAGGATACCGTCAGGAAGGTGATTTTGTAATATGTAATAATTGTGGTCAACGATTTCATGAATCTAAAATAAATGAAGTGAAAGGCGGTTGCAATCCAGCTCCATTAAAAAGAAACTATGACAAAAATTTTATTTACATAAAAGTTAACGACATCTTGCAAGGTTCATTTTATTTTTAA
- a CDS encoding ABC transporter ATP-binding protein, producing MLVAKNIYKSYSSNGIKNLVLKNISIEINSSDFVCIVGRSGSGKSTLINVLSTLLKPDEGTILYNNIDITSLSEKELNNLRLKDFSIVFQFHHLMPYLTAIENVLLPFMSNFKPVTKKQYEKAKEALAKVGLAGKENRLPGQLSGGEQQRVAIARAIVKSPKVLFADEPTGSLDKANGDEVIKILHNLNDEGIAVVMVTHEINYAKNCSKVIEMEDGIIKSIN from the coding sequence ATGTTAGTTGCAAAAAATATATATAAATCATACAGTTCTAACGGTATTAAAAATTTAGTTTTAAAAAACATATCCATAGAAATAAATAGCAGTGATTTTGTATGTATTGTTGGTAGATCTGGATCAGGTAAAAGTACTTTGATTAACGTTTTATCAACTCTTCTAAAACCAGACGAGGGTACTATTTTATACAACAACATTGATATCACTTCACTTTCAGAAAAAGAGTTAAACAATCTAAGACTTAAAGATTTTTCAATAGTATTCCAATTCCATCATTTAATGCCTTATCTCACTGCCATCGAGAATGTGTTGTTACCTTTTATGAGCAATTTTAAACCTGTCACTAAAAAACAATATGAAAAAGCAAAAGAAGCACTTGCTAAAGTAGGCTTAGCGGGAAAAGAAAACAGATTACCTGGGCAACTCTCTGGAGGTGAGCAACAAAGAGTTGCAATTGCAAGAGCTATTGTAAAATCACCTAAAGTTCTGTTTGCTGATGAACCTACTGGAAGTCTCGATAAAGCCAATGGTGATGAAGTCATAAAAATTTTACATAACTTAAATGATGAAGGAATCGCTGTAGTTATGGTAACCCATGAAATTAATTACGCAAAAAACTGTTCAAAAGTAATCGAAATGGAAGATGGGATTATCAAATCTATAAATTAG
- a CDS encoding FAD:protein FMN transferase — MSRVLRKALFCFIIFTLISCSSQNSYETNSYYALGTILNITLPKSKSEFFEKTYKLIKKKEDKIKSFYDNFNSSPTHSKIVIDDEIYKLFKKAQFFYNLSEHKFDITIYTLTSLYGFPEGPFKVPTNKELNTAKKKLGFKNIQFDKNYVIKQTDLKIDMGAYAKGYIVDKAIELLKKNGTESAIVDAGGDLFALGLKNGKKWRIAIKHPDIENRFLSIVNVSNKAVVTSGNYERFFITKNGEKIIHIFDATTGKTANNYKSISVIADTTEMADGLSTLFFLLSLEKIEDLCKKYNAPTLVYTIDNKLIKLCSWESYEN; from the coding sequence ATGTCCAGAGTGCTCAGAAAAGCTTTATTTTGTTTTATAATTTTTACACTTATCTCTTGCTCAAGCCAAAATAGTTATGAAACCAATAGCTACTATGCACTTGGAACAATTTTAAATATTACACTACCTAAGTCAAAAAGCGAATTTTTCGAAAAAACATATAAACTTATAAAAAAAAAAGAAGATAAGATAAAAAGTTTCTATGATAATTTTAATTCATCCCCTACCCACTCTAAAATTGTAATTGATGATGAAATTTACAAACTTTTTAAAAAGGCTCAATTTTTTTACAATCTTTCAGAACATAAGTTTGATATTACCATTTACACTCTTACTTCTCTGTACGGTTTTCCCGAAGGACCTTTCAAAGTACCTACAAATAAAGAATTAAACACTGCCAAGAAAAAACTTGGTTTCAAGAATATACAATTTGATAAAAATTATGTAATCAAACAAACAGACCTCAAAATCGATATGGGAGCCTATGCAAAAGGGTATATCGTAGATAAAGCAATCGAGTTATTGAAAAAAAACGGTACTGAAAGTGCCATTGTGGACGCCGGAGGAGATCTTTTTGCACTCGGCTTAAAAAATGGAAAAAAGTGGCGTATAGCTATAAAACATCCTGATATTGAAAACAGATTTTTGAGTATTGTAAACGTTTCGAATAAAGCTGTGGTTACCAGTGGAAATTACGAACGTTTTTTCATCACTAAAAACGGGGAAAAAATCATTCATATATTTGACGCCACAACAGGTAAAACCGCTAATAATTACAAAAGCATATCCGTCATAGCAGATACTACTGAAATGGCCGATGGCCTCAGTACTCTCTTTTTTTTACTATCTCTAGAAAAAATAGAAGATTTATGTAAAAAATATAACGCCCCTACCCTTGTATACACTATTGATAACAAACTTATCAAATTATGCTCCTGGGAATCTTATGAAAATTAA
- a CDS encoding Maf family protein, whose product MYQKIILASGSPRRRALLSRLGINFQYVTSTIEEKLNPDKDIVDEVIRLATMKAYDVARIYDEAFIIGADTVVVCEGKVLGKPLTKENAVKMLKFLSGKKHQVITGVAVINKNAKFIKQFHDITDVYFKNLNDDLIEWYIENDEPFDKAGAYGIQGMGCLLVEKIEGSYENVVGLPVSKLFDVFKEIGISPYRGL is encoded by the coding sequence ATGTATCAAAAGATTATATTAGCAAGTGGTTCACCTAGACGTAGAGCTTTGCTTTCAAGGCTTGGAATAAATTTTCAGTATGTTACTTCCACCATAGAAGAAAAACTTAACCCAGATAAAGATATTGTGGATGAAGTAATAAGACTTGCCACAATGAAGGCTTACGATGTTGCAAGAATTTATGATGAAGCTTTTATAATTGGAGCAGATACTGTTGTAGTATGTGAAGGTAAAGTGCTTGGTAAACCTCTTACAAAAGAAAATGCTGTGAAAATGTTAAAATTCTTAAGTGGAAAAAAACATCAGGTCATTACTGGTGTAGCTGTAATCAATAAAAACGCTAAGTTTATAAAGCAGTTTCATGACATCACTGATGTTTATTTTAAAAATTTAAATGATGATTTGATAGAATGGTATATAGAAAATGATGAACCTTTTGACAAAGCAGGAGCCTACGGAATTCAGGGTATGGGATGCTTACTCGTAGAAAAGATTGAAGGTAGCTACGAAAATGTGGTAGGTTTGCCTGTTTCAAAACTTTTTGATGTTTTTAAAGAAATAGGAATAAGTCCATATAGGGGGTTATAG
- a CDS encoding fatty acid--CoA ligase, which yields MEFKNLADMLTKNAKRYKNKKYIFFEDQKYTFNQVNKITNKLANALLRLGLKKGDRVAILLDNSPEFIFSFFGITKCGAVAVPINNFLKEEEITYILNDCEVKFLISSENYKDFFPYLKSNTNSLEEILTYDFSSSYSVNLNELMANESDENLPCDYDMEELAVLIYTSGTTGNPKGAMLTHKNLLSNCHSTTQAFKVKKRDRFLLFLPMFHSYAFTTCVLLPTFLGCSIIILRSVLELRSKKFKNILLFKRPTFFLGVPQVYSALAKAKLPNWFIKFLYPVRIHASGGAPLPEEILNVFKERFKKPIIEGYGLSEASPVVSVNRLEWQKPYSVGLPLPGVEVKVVNDDEEELPVGEIGELIVKGPNIMKGYWNLPEATTQAIRNGWLFTGDMARLDEDGFIYIVDRKKDLIIVKGINVYPREIEELLYQYPGVEAAAVIGIPDEASGEVPVAYVMPADGAELKEKDIKNYLKEHLANYKLPRKIIFTKELPMTATGKVLKRKLKELVLKDYQNKKS from the coding sequence GTGGAATTTAAAAATCTTGCTGATATGCTAACAAAAAATGCTAAAAGGTATAAAAACAAAAAATACATCTTTTTTGAAGATCAAAAATACACATTTAACCAAGTAAATAAAATAACAAATAAACTTGCCAATGCTTTACTTCGTCTTGGTCTGAAAAAAGGTGACAGAGTAGCTATCCTCCTTGATAATTCTCCAGAGTTCATATTTTCATTTTTTGGAATTACAAAATGTGGTGCTGTGGCTGTACCTATAAATAATTTTTTGAAAGAAGAAGAAATTACATATATTCTGAATGATTGTGAAGTAAAATTTTTAATTTCATCAGAGAATTATAAAGACTTTTTCCCGTACTTAAAAAGTAACACAAATTCTTTAGAGGAAATTTTGACCTACGATTTTTCCTCTTCTTACTCAGTAAATTTAAATGAATTAATGGCAAATGAATCAGACGAGAATTTGCCATGCGATTATGACATGGAAGAGTTAGCTGTTCTCATATATACATCGGGAACAACCGGTAATCCAAAAGGCGCAATGTTAACCCATAAAAACCTTCTTTCAAATTGCCATAGTACAACTCAAGCTTTTAAAGTCAAAAAAAGAGACAGATTTTTACTGTTCCTTCCTATGTTCCATTCCTACGCATTCACCACCTGTGTGCTACTTCCTACTTTTTTAGGTTGCTCAATCATTATTTTGCGCTCAGTATTGGAATTAAGAAGTAAAAAATTTAAAAATATACTCTTATTTAAAAGACCTACCTTTTTCTTAGGTGTTCCTCAGGTTTATTCAGCCCTTGCAAAAGCAAAATTACCAAATTGGTTTATTAAGTTTCTTTATCCTGTAAGAATACATGCAAGTGGCGGTGCACCTTTACCTGAAGAGATTTTAAATGTTTTTAAAGAGAGATTTAAAAAACCTATTATTGAAGGATATGGACTTTCTGAAGCGTCCCCCGTTGTTTCTGTTAATAGATTAGAATGGCAAAAGCCTTATTCTGTGGGACTCCCTCTGCCAGGTGTTGAAGTGAAGGTGGTCAATGACGATGAAGAAGAGCTACCTGTTGGTGAGATAGGTGAGTTGATAGTAAAAGGCCCAAATATTATGAAAGGCTATTGGAATTTACCAGAAGCCACTACACAAGCAATCAGAAACGGATGGTTATTTACCGGAGATATGGCAAGATTGGATGAAGATGGTTTTATTTATATCGTTGATAGAAAAAAAGACTTGATAATTGTAAAAGGGATAAATGTATACCCAAGGGAAATAGAAGAGCTCCTTTATCAGTACCCAGGGGTTGAAGCAGCTGCAGTAATAGGAATACCAGATGAAGCAAGCGGAGAAGTTCCTGTTGCATATGTAATGCCAGCTGATGGTGCAGAACTAAAAGAAAAGGATATAAAAAACTATCTTAAAGAACACCTTGCAAATTATAAATTACCAAGGAAAATAATTTTCACTAAAGAATTACCTATGACAGCTACTGGAAAAGTGTTAAAGAGAAAACTAAAAGAACTAGTTTTAAAAGACTATCAAAATAAAAAAAGTTGA
- a CDS encoding NusG domain II-containing protein, which yields MKIKPLDIIMVTLLVIISIYPLFQKNSGKKHLYLLVDDKKIELSFKKKIIDLKASFNKNIIIEIDEKKARILKSNCPLQICVKTGWISNCNDATVCIPNRVALIIECEESEYDAISK from the coding sequence ATGAAAATTAAACCTCTTGATATTATCATGGTTACTTTGCTTGTTATTATATCTATCTACCCACTTTTTCAAAAAAATAGCGGGAAAAAACATCTTTATCTCCTTGTGGACGATAAAAAAATAGAACTCTCATTTAAAAAGAAAATCATCGATTTAAAAGCCAGCTTTAATAAAAACATAATAATTGAAATTGATGAAAAAAAAGCCCGTATTTTAAAATCTAATTGCCCCCTACAAATTTGTGTCAAAACAGGCTGGATATCTAATTGTAACGATGCTACTGTTTGTATTCCAAACAGAGTGGCATTGATAATAGAATGCGAAGAAAGTGAGTACGATGCTATCTCAAAATAA
- a CDS encoding SHOCT domain-containing protein, whose translation MIHGFGGGYGFGFMGIFNMIIWLVILIAIIYALIYLIKGFTSHSNIKESSSHEALKILNQRYAKGEITKEEYIDMKRDIED comes from the coding sequence ATGATTCACGGATTTGGTGGTGGATACGGATTTGGTTTTATGGGCATATTTAATATGATTATCTGGCTTGTTATATTAATTGCTATCATTTATGCATTAATTTATCTGATAAAAGGTTTTACATCACACTCAAATATCAAAGAGTCGAGCTCACATGAGGCTTTAAAAATATTAAATCAACGCTATGCAAAGGGTGAAATAACAAAAGAAGAATATATCGATATGAAAAGAGACATAGAAGATTAA
- a CDS encoding FTR1 family iron permease, with amino-acid sequence MISFVITFRETLEAALIVGIICAYLTKTKNQHYKKHVNIGIISGIFLSIIGAIIFNAIAGGFEGKAEEIFEGITMIIGALLIATVISWMSTKKNITQEITNKVDHALKTGTALGILFLVTISILREGIETVIFLNAAMTNLDFNQIIFALLGIIIGAFTGFVVYKGLYKVNLKTLFNISSVLLILFSAGLFAHGIHELQEAGVIPVIIEHVWDINPADKTHPFHENGLIGSFLKTLFGYNGNPSLLEVLSYIFMLLSTIFIWKRKNLRS; translated from the coding sequence ATGATAAGTTTTGTTATAACTTTTAGGGAAACTTTAGAAGCAGCGCTTATTGTTGGTATAATCTGTGCTTATCTAACAAAAACAAAAAATCAGCATTACAAAAAACATGTAAATATTGGAATAATATCTGGAATTTTTCTGAGCATTATTGGAGCTATAATTTTCAATGCAATAGCTGGTGGATTTGAAGGTAAAGCTGAAGAAATTTTTGAAGGCATAACAATGATTATTGGGGCACTTTTAATTGCTACAGTAATTTCATGGATGTCCACAAAGAAAAACATTACGCAGGAAATAACCAATAAAGTAGATCATGCATTAAAAACAGGTACTGCCTTGGGAATACTATTTCTTGTAACCATATCAATACTTAGAGAAGGGATTGAAACTGTTATATTTTTAAACGCAGCAATGACAAATTTAGATTTCAATCAAATAATCTTTGCTCTTTTAGGAATTATAATTGGGGCTTTTACTGGGTTTGTGGTATATAAAGGATTGTACAAAGTTAATCTGAAAACACTTTTTAATATTTCCTCTGTTCTGTTAATTTTATTTTCTGCAGGACTTTTTGCTCATGGTATACATGAGCTTCAAGAAGCTGGAGTTATCCCTGTTATTATAGAACATGTATGGGATATAAATCCAGCAGACAAAACACATCCATTTCACGAAAACGGCTTAATTGGCAGTTTTCTAAAAACTCTTTTTGGATACAACGGTAACCCATCTTTGTTGGAAGTGCTTAGTTATATTTTTATGCTTCTTTCCACTATTTTTATATGGAAAAGAAAAAATCTCAGAAGTTGA
- a CDS encoding ABC transporter permease, protein MNLLTIPLRNLKRKLLRTILLITVFTFGITSIVTLNNISKVVGKSLEKKLNEFGANIIIYPKTEKLKISYGGFDLGNLSYTVKYLPVKESVEKIKNIELNRNISSIAPKLITLYKINDKHVGVIGIKWSEEKKIKSYWSINGKFPENKNEILIGKNVAKTLNLTLGSIVELKNTKYKISGILNNTGTDDDNVIFMDIDELQKISGLENLANFIEVSALCSGCPIDDIVKQISEKLPNTDIKALQSIVKQRMSAIKFVEKLAYSVSVVILVIACFMIAMFMFASVNERKKEVGLLRSLGYSKFNIFNIFSFEAMLMGSISGICGYILGYLFTFYGLSILKINNVAPEKFNFVEFLLVVIGVIIISTVSASFPALKASKIEPSEALIQL, encoded by the coding sequence ATGAATTTGTTAACAATACCATTACGCAATCTGAAAAGAAAATTATTAAGAACGATATTATTAATTACCGTATTTACTTTTGGAATAACATCAATTGTTACATTAAACAATATTTCAAAAGTAGTAGGAAAAAGTTTAGAAAAAAAATTAAATGAGTTTGGTGCAAATATTATTATTTATCCCAAAACAGAAAAATTAAAAATTTCTTATGGAGGATTTGATCTGGGAAACCTTTCTTACACTGTAAAATATTTACCAGTGAAAGAAAGTGTTGAAAAAATTAAAAATATCGAATTGAACCGAAACATTAGCTCTATTGCACCAAAACTTATTACCCTTTATAAAATAAATGATAAACATGTAGGAGTAATAGGTATAAAATGGTCTGAAGAAAAAAAAATTAAAAGTTACTGGAGTATTAATGGAAAATTTCCTGAAAACAAAAATGAAATTCTTATAGGCAAAAACGTCGCAAAAACCTTAAATTTAACGCTTGGCAGCATAGTCGAATTAAAAAATACCAAATACAAAATATCGGGTATCCTGAATAATACTGGGACAGATGATGATAATGTTATTTTTATGGATATCGATGAACTTCAGAAAATCTCTGGATTAGAAAATTTAGCAAACTTTATTGAAGTCTCAGCTCTTTGCTCAGGTTGTCCCATTGATGATATAGTAAAACAAATATCTGAAAAACTTCCTAATACTGATATTAAAGCACTTCAAAGCATAGTAAAACAACGTATGTCAGCGATCAAATTTGTAGAAAAATTAGCATATTCTGTCAGCGTAGTGATTTTGGTTATTGCTTGTTTTATGATTGCAATGTTTATGTTTGCATCTGTAAATGAAAGAAAAAAAGAAGTTGGATTATTAAGATCACTAGGTTATTCGAAATTTAATATTTTCAACATTTTTAGCTTTGAAGCGATGCTGATGGGATCAATTTCAGGTATTTGCGGATATATATTAGGCTATTTATTCACCTTTTATGGATTATCTATACTAAAAATTAACAACGTTGCTCCTGAAAAATTCAATTTTGTCGAATTTCTATTAGTAGTAATTGGTGTTATTATCATTTCTACGGTATCTGCTTCTTTTCCAGCACTTAAAGCCTCTAAAATTGAACCATCAGAAGCTCTGATACAATTATAA